One window of Vespa velutina chromosome 2, iVesVel2.1, whole genome shotgun sequence genomic DNA carries:
- the LOC124946580 gene encoding apoptosis-inducing factor 3 isoform X1, whose protein sequence is MGLKHCKEFSSTDDYERERYKSTEKVIKNIKIILYTIWYDCSYICVVLQKEEKKKRYLTNSEFIMSTNGDNKRKIHICNLCNKEQDISKTHNRGSCCCSCIPEKYDYIEDVVCKENDISENEMKVVTLGKNDAKVLLVKQKGEIHALGTKCTHYGAPLHTGALRDGIVRCPWHGACFNIKTGDIEDYPGLDSLPCYKVTVDEAGLVHVKAKVKDLEINKRVKDMCEYDVKNSKTTLIIGGGPAAATCAESLRQEGFTGKIILISKEKVLPYDRVKVSKVMNFDVNKFSLRQPSFYNDHKIETKLGREAIGLDTNQNIITLDNSETLKYDYLFLCTGCKARVPDLSGVNLENIFILRNYTDSHAVQQVLHPNKHLVIYGLGFIGMEAASYCIDKCASVTIVGRDKVPLDTIFGTEIGNRIREEFETKGIKFIFNNTISKFLPKEGNDNILGKIELSNGNILEADICIIGIGTTFYTDWLKESKIKMLDNGGIIVDKYLKTNIENVYAGGDIAYAPVLGSDHISATIGHYGLAHYHGKIAALNICNKETVLYSVPFFWTTLFGKSYRYAGYGKSDKVIIYGSLENLQYFAYYVKDGKIIAMSSVGADPVVADFANLLAEKQILMEDDIKNNPFGWMCNKTKDVINKFQLLHV, encoded by the exons ATGGGTTTGAAACATTGTAAAGAATTTTCATCTACAGATGACTatgagagagaacgatataaATCTACGGAAAAAG tgattaaaaatatcaagattATCTTATACACGATATGGTATGACTGCTCTTATATCTGCGTTGTtctacaaaaagaagaaaaaaagaaacg tTACTTAACAAATTCCGAGTTTATAATGTCAACAAATGGggataataagagaaaaattcatatCTGTAATCTATGCAATAAAGAACAAGATATTAGTAAAACACATAATAGAGGATCATGCTGTTGTTCTT gtATACcagaaaaatatgattatatagaAGATGTAGTatgtaaagaaaatgatattagtgaaaatgaaatgaaagtgGTAACTCTTGGGAAGAATGATGCTAAAGTTTTACtagtaaaacaaaaaggagaaatacaTGCACTTGGAACAAAATGTACCCATTATGGAGCTCCATTGCATACAGGTGCATTAAGAGACGGAATAGTAAGATGTCCATGGCATGGAGCATGCTTCAATATCAAAACAGGTGATATAGAAGATTATCCAGGATTAGACTCTTTACCTTGTTATAAG gtaaCTGTAGATGAAGCAGGACTTGTGCATGTTAAGGCAAAAGTTAAagatttagaaattaataaacgagTTAAAGATATGTGTGAATATGatgttaaaaattcaaaaacaaCTTTAATTATTGGTGGAGGTCCTGCAGCTGCAACATGTGCTGAAAGCTTACGTCAAGAAGGTTTTAcaggaaaaattattttaatcagtaaagaaaaagtattaccTTATGATAGAGTGAAAGTATCTAAAGTAATGAATTTTGATgtgaacaaattttctttaagacAACCAAGTTTTTATAATGATCACAAAATTGAAACAAAACTAGGTCGAGAAGCTATAG GTCTAGAtacaaatcaaaatattattacgctTGACAATTCTGAAACACTAAAATATGATTACTTATTCCTTTGCACTGGTTGCAAAGCAAGAGTACCTGATTTATCAGGAgtgaatttagaaaatatttttatattacgcaATTATACTGATTCACATGCTGTACAACAAGTATTACATCCTAATAAACATTTGGTTATATATGGGTTAGGTTTTATTGGTATGGAAGCAGCTTCTTATTGCATAGATAAGTGCGCATCTGTGACCATCGTAGGACGAGATAAAGTACCTTTAGATACAATTTTTGGTACAGAGATTGGTAATAGAATTAGAGAGGAATTTGAAACAAAAG gtattaaatttatatttaataatactatatcAAAGTTTCTTCCTAAAGAAggcaatgataatatattaggCAAAATTGAACTGTCTAATGGTAATATTCTTGAAgcagatatatgtattattggAATAGGTACAACATTTTATACAGATTGgttaaaagaatcaaaaattaaGATGTTGGATAATGGTGGTATTATCGTAGATAAG tatttgaaaacaaatatagaaaatgtatatGCTGGTGGTGACATAGCTTATGCTCCAGTATTAGGTTCTGATCATATTTCAGCTACTATTGGCCATTATGGCTTAGCTCATTATCATGGTAAAATAGCAGCTTTAAATATTTGCAACAAAGAAACAGTTTTATACAGTGTCCCATTCTTTTGGACTACTTTATTTGGAAAGAGTTATAGATATGCAG gATACGGCAAATCAGATAAAGTGATCATTTATGGTTCTTTAGAAAACTTGCAATATTTTGCTTATTATGTAAAAGATGGTAAAATAATAGCAATGAGTAGTGTTGGAGCAGATCCAGTTGTAGCAGATTTTGCAAATTTGTTGGCAGAGAAACAAATCTTAATGGAggatgatattaaaaacaatcCTTTTGGGTGGATGTGTAATAAAACTAaagatgtaataaataaattccaaCTATTACATGTTTAA
- the LOC124946580 gene encoding apoptosis-inducing factor 3 isoform X5, with protein MGLKHCKEFSSTDDYERERYKSTEKGIPEKYDYIEDVVCKENDISENEMKVVTLGKNDAKVLLVKQKGEIHALGTKCTHYGAPLHTGALRDGIVRCPWHGACFNIKTGDIEDYPGLDSLPCYKVTVDEAGLVHVKAKVKDLEINKRVKDMCEYDVKNSKTTLIIGGGPAAATCAESLRQEGFTGKIILISKEKVLPYDRVKVSKVMNFDVNKFSLRQPSFYNDHKIETKLGREAIGLDTNQNIITLDNSETLKYDYLFLCTGCKARVPDLSGVNLENIFILRNYTDSHAVQQVLHPNKHLVIYGLGFIGMEAASYCIDKCASVTIVGRDKVPLDTIFGTEIGNRIREEFETKGIKFIFNNTISKFLPKEGNDNILGKIELSNGNILEADICIIGIGTTFYTDWLKESKIKMLDNGGIIVDKYLKTNIENVYAGGDIAYAPVLGSDHISATIGHYGLAHYHGKIAALNICNKETVLYSVPFFWTTLFGKSYRYAGYGKSDKVIIYGSLENLQYFAYYVKDGKIIAMSSVGADPVVADFANLLAEKQILMEDDIKNNPFGWMCNKTKDVINKFQLLHV; from the exons ATGGGTTTGAAACATTGTAAAGAATTTTCATCTACAGATGACTatgagagagaacgatataaATCTACGGAAAAAG gtATACcagaaaaatatgattatatagaAGATGTAGTatgtaaagaaaatgatattagtgaaaatgaaatgaaagtgGTAACTCTTGGGAAGAATGATGCTAAAGTTTTACtagtaaaacaaaaaggagaaatacaTGCACTTGGAACAAAATGTACCCATTATGGAGCTCCATTGCATACAGGTGCATTAAGAGACGGAATAGTAAGATGTCCATGGCATGGAGCATGCTTCAATATCAAAACAGGTGATATAGAAGATTATCCAGGATTAGACTCTTTACCTTGTTATAAG gtaaCTGTAGATGAAGCAGGACTTGTGCATGTTAAGGCAAAAGTTAAagatttagaaattaataaacgagTTAAAGATATGTGTGAATATGatgttaaaaattcaaaaacaaCTTTAATTATTGGTGGAGGTCCTGCAGCTGCAACATGTGCTGAAAGCTTACGTCAAGAAGGTTTTAcaggaaaaattattttaatcagtaaagaaaaagtattaccTTATGATAGAGTGAAAGTATCTAAAGTAATGAATTTTGATgtgaacaaattttctttaagacAACCAAGTTTTTATAATGATCACAAAATTGAAACAAAACTAGGTCGAGAAGCTATAG GTCTAGAtacaaatcaaaatattattacgctTGACAATTCTGAAACACTAAAATATGATTACTTATTCCTTTGCACTGGTTGCAAAGCAAGAGTACCTGATTTATCAGGAgtgaatttagaaaatatttttatattacgcaATTATACTGATTCACATGCTGTACAACAAGTATTACATCCTAATAAACATTTGGTTATATATGGGTTAGGTTTTATTGGTATGGAAGCAGCTTCTTATTGCATAGATAAGTGCGCATCTGTGACCATCGTAGGACGAGATAAAGTACCTTTAGATACAATTTTTGGTACAGAGATTGGTAATAGAATTAGAGAGGAATTTGAAACAAAAG gtattaaatttatatttaataatactatatcAAAGTTTCTTCCTAAAGAAggcaatgataatatattaggCAAAATTGAACTGTCTAATGGTAATATTCTTGAAgcagatatatgtattattggAATAGGTACAACATTTTATACAGATTGgttaaaagaatcaaaaattaaGATGTTGGATAATGGTGGTATTATCGTAGATAAG tatttgaaaacaaatatagaaaatgtatatGCTGGTGGTGACATAGCTTATGCTCCAGTATTAGGTTCTGATCATATTTCAGCTACTATTGGCCATTATGGCTTAGCTCATTATCATGGTAAAATAGCAGCTTTAAATATTTGCAACAAAGAAACAGTTTTATACAGTGTCCCATTCTTTTGGACTACTTTATTTGGAAAGAGTTATAGATATGCAG gATACGGCAAATCAGATAAAGTGATCATTTATGGTTCTTTAGAAAACTTGCAATATTTTGCTTATTATGTAAAAGATGGTAAAATAATAGCAATGAGTAGTGTTGGAGCAGATCCAGTTGTAGCAGATTTTGCAAATTTGTTGGCAGAGAAACAAATCTTAATGGAggatgatattaaaaacaatcCTTTTGGGTGGATGTGTAATAAAACTAaagatgtaataaataaattccaaCTATTACATGTTTAA
- the LOC124946580 gene encoding apoptosis-inducing factor 3 isoform X3, which produces MSSRIILPLCHMRNLLKHLRYLTNSEFIMSTNGDNKRKIHICNLCNKEQDISKTHNRGSCCCSCIPEKYDYIEDVVCKENDISENEMKVVTLGKNDAKVLLVKQKGEIHALGTKCTHYGAPLHTGALRDGIVRCPWHGACFNIKTGDIEDYPGLDSLPCYKVTVDEAGLVHVKAKVKDLEINKRVKDMCEYDVKNSKTTLIIGGGPAAATCAESLRQEGFTGKIILISKEKVLPYDRVKVSKVMNFDVNKFSLRQPSFYNDHKIETKLGREAIGLDTNQNIITLDNSETLKYDYLFLCTGCKARVPDLSGVNLENIFILRNYTDSHAVQQVLHPNKHLVIYGLGFIGMEAASYCIDKCASVTIVGRDKVPLDTIFGTEIGNRIREEFETKGIKFIFNNTISKFLPKEGNDNILGKIELSNGNILEADICIIGIGTTFYTDWLKESKIKMLDNGGIIVDKYLKTNIENVYAGGDIAYAPVLGSDHISATIGHYGLAHYHGKIAALNICNKETVLYSVPFFWTTLFGKSYRYAGYGKSDKVIIYGSLENLQYFAYYVKDGKIIAMSSVGADPVVADFANLLAEKQILMEDDIKNNPFGWMCNKTKDVINKFQLLHV; this is translated from the exons ATGAGTTCCAGAATTATTCTTCCTCTATGTCATATGcgtaatttattaaaacatctgcg tTACTTAACAAATTCCGAGTTTATAATGTCAACAAATGGggataataagagaaaaattcatatCTGTAATCTATGCAATAAAGAACAAGATATTAGTAAAACACATAATAGAGGATCATGCTGTTGTTCTT gtATACcagaaaaatatgattatatagaAGATGTAGTatgtaaagaaaatgatattagtgaaaatgaaatgaaagtgGTAACTCTTGGGAAGAATGATGCTAAAGTTTTACtagtaaaacaaaaaggagaaatacaTGCACTTGGAACAAAATGTACCCATTATGGAGCTCCATTGCATACAGGTGCATTAAGAGACGGAATAGTAAGATGTCCATGGCATGGAGCATGCTTCAATATCAAAACAGGTGATATAGAAGATTATCCAGGATTAGACTCTTTACCTTGTTATAAG gtaaCTGTAGATGAAGCAGGACTTGTGCATGTTAAGGCAAAAGTTAAagatttagaaattaataaacgagTTAAAGATATGTGTGAATATGatgttaaaaattcaaaaacaaCTTTAATTATTGGTGGAGGTCCTGCAGCTGCAACATGTGCTGAAAGCTTACGTCAAGAAGGTTTTAcaggaaaaattattttaatcagtaaagaaaaagtattaccTTATGATAGAGTGAAAGTATCTAAAGTAATGAATTTTGATgtgaacaaattttctttaagacAACCAAGTTTTTATAATGATCACAAAATTGAAACAAAACTAGGTCGAGAAGCTATAG GTCTAGAtacaaatcaaaatattattacgctTGACAATTCTGAAACACTAAAATATGATTACTTATTCCTTTGCACTGGTTGCAAAGCAAGAGTACCTGATTTATCAGGAgtgaatttagaaaatatttttatattacgcaATTATACTGATTCACATGCTGTACAACAAGTATTACATCCTAATAAACATTTGGTTATATATGGGTTAGGTTTTATTGGTATGGAAGCAGCTTCTTATTGCATAGATAAGTGCGCATCTGTGACCATCGTAGGACGAGATAAAGTACCTTTAGATACAATTTTTGGTACAGAGATTGGTAATAGAATTAGAGAGGAATTTGAAACAAAAG gtattaaatttatatttaataatactatatcAAAGTTTCTTCCTAAAGAAggcaatgataatatattaggCAAAATTGAACTGTCTAATGGTAATATTCTTGAAgcagatatatgtattattggAATAGGTACAACATTTTATACAGATTGgttaaaagaatcaaaaattaaGATGTTGGATAATGGTGGTATTATCGTAGATAAG tatttgaaaacaaatatagaaaatgtatatGCTGGTGGTGACATAGCTTATGCTCCAGTATTAGGTTCTGATCATATTTCAGCTACTATTGGCCATTATGGCTTAGCTCATTATCATGGTAAAATAGCAGCTTTAAATATTTGCAACAAAGAAACAGTTTTATACAGTGTCCCATTCTTTTGGACTACTTTATTTGGAAAGAGTTATAGATATGCAG gATACGGCAAATCAGATAAAGTGATCATTTATGGTTCTTTAGAAAACTTGCAATATTTTGCTTATTATGTAAAAGATGGTAAAATAATAGCAATGAGTAGTGTTGGAGCAGATCCAGTTGTAGCAGATTTTGCAAATTTGTTGGCAGAGAAACAAATCTTAATGGAggatgatattaaaaacaatcCTTTTGGGTGGATGTGTAATAAAACTAaagatgtaataaataaattccaaCTATTACATGTTTAA
- the LOC124946580 gene encoding apoptosis-inducing factor 3 isoform X4, translating into MSTNGDNKRKIHICNLCNKEQDISKTHNRGSCCCSCIPEKYDYIEDVVCKENDISENEMKVVTLGKNDAKVLLVKQKGEIHALGTKCTHYGAPLHTGALRDGIVRCPWHGACFNIKTGDIEDYPGLDSLPCYKVTVDEAGLVHVKAKVKDLEINKRVKDMCEYDVKNSKTTLIIGGGPAAATCAESLRQEGFTGKIILISKEKVLPYDRVKVSKVMNFDVNKFSLRQPSFYNDHKIETKLGREAIGLDTNQNIITLDNSETLKYDYLFLCTGCKARVPDLSGVNLENIFILRNYTDSHAVQQVLHPNKHLVIYGLGFIGMEAASYCIDKCASVTIVGRDKVPLDTIFGTEIGNRIREEFETKGIKFIFNNTISKFLPKEGNDNILGKIELSNGNILEADICIIGIGTTFYTDWLKESKIKMLDNGGIIVDKYLKTNIENVYAGGDIAYAPVLGSDHISATIGHYGLAHYHGKIAALNICNKETVLYSVPFFWTTLFGKSYRYAGYGKSDKVIIYGSLENLQYFAYYVKDGKIIAMSSVGADPVVADFANLLAEKQILMEDDIKNNPFGWMCNKTKDVINKFQLLHV; encoded by the exons ATGTCAACAAATGGggataataagagaaaaattcatatCTGTAATCTATGCAATAAAGAACAAGATATTAGTAAAACACATAATAGAGGATCATGCTGTTGTTCTT gtATACcagaaaaatatgattatatagaAGATGTAGTatgtaaagaaaatgatattagtgaaaatgaaatgaaagtgGTAACTCTTGGGAAGAATGATGCTAAAGTTTTACtagtaaaacaaaaaggagaaatacaTGCACTTGGAACAAAATGTACCCATTATGGAGCTCCATTGCATACAGGTGCATTAAGAGACGGAATAGTAAGATGTCCATGGCATGGAGCATGCTTCAATATCAAAACAGGTGATATAGAAGATTATCCAGGATTAGACTCTTTACCTTGTTATAAG gtaaCTGTAGATGAAGCAGGACTTGTGCATGTTAAGGCAAAAGTTAAagatttagaaattaataaacgagTTAAAGATATGTGTGAATATGatgttaaaaattcaaaaacaaCTTTAATTATTGGTGGAGGTCCTGCAGCTGCAACATGTGCTGAAAGCTTACGTCAAGAAGGTTTTAcaggaaaaattattttaatcagtaaagaaaaagtattaccTTATGATAGAGTGAAAGTATCTAAAGTAATGAATTTTGATgtgaacaaattttctttaagacAACCAAGTTTTTATAATGATCACAAAATTGAAACAAAACTAGGTCGAGAAGCTATAG GTCTAGAtacaaatcaaaatattattacgctTGACAATTCTGAAACACTAAAATATGATTACTTATTCCTTTGCACTGGTTGCAAAGCAAGAGTACCTGATTTATCAGGAgtgaatttagaaaatatttttatattacgcaATTATACTGATTCACATGCTGTACAACAAGTATTACATCCTAATAAACATTTGGTTATATATGGGTTAGGTTTTATTGGTATGGAAGCAGCTTCTTATTGCATAGATAAGTGCGCATCTGTGACCATCGTAGGACGAGATAAAGTACCTTTAGATACAATTTTTGGTACAGAGATTGGTAATAGAATTAGAGAGGAATTTGAAACAAAAG gtattaaatttatatttaataatactatatcAAAGTTTCTTCCTAAAGAAggcaatgataatatattaggCAAAATTGAACTGTCTAATGGTAATATTCTTGAAgcagatatatgtattattggAATAGGTACAACATTTTATACAGATTGgttaaaagaatcaaaaattaaGATGTTGGATAATGGTGGTATTATCGTAGATAAG tatttgaaaacaaatatagaaaatgtatatGCTGGTGGTGACATAGCTTATGCTCCAGTATTAGGTTCTGATCATATTTCAGCTACTATTGGCCATTATGGCTTAGCTCATTATCATGGTAAAATAGCAGCTTTAAATATTTGCAACAAAGAAACAGTTTTATACAGTGTCCCATTCTTTTGGACTACTTTATTTGGAAAGAGTTATAGATATGCAG gATACGGCAAATCAGATAAAGTGATCATTTATGGTTCTTTAGAAAACTTGCAATATTTTGCTTATTATGTAAAAGATGGTAAAATAATAGCAATGAGTAGTGTTGGAGCAGATCCAGTTGTAGCAGATTTTGCAAATTTGTTGGCAGAGAAACAAATCTTAATGGAggatgatattaaaaacaatcCTTTTGGGTGGATGTGTAATAAAACTAaagatgtaataaataaattccaaCTATTACATGTTTAA
- the LOC124946580 gene encoding apoptosis-inducing factor 3 isoform X2 — MKISSLYGTFLVLIITIISTVSCFNYLTNSEFIMSTNGDNKRKIHICNLCNKEQDISKTHNRGSCCCSCIPEKYDYIEDVVCKENDISENEMKVVTLGKNDAKVLLVKQKGEIHALGTKCTHYGAPLHTGALRDGIVRCPWHGACFNIKTGDIEDYPGLDSLPCYKVTVDEAGLVHVKAKVKDLEINKRVKDMCEYDVKNSKTTLIIGGGPAAATCAESLRQEGFTGKIILISKEKVLPYDRVKVSKVMNFDVNKFSLRQPSFYNDHKIETKLGREAIGLDTNQNIITLDNSETLKYDYLFLCTGCKARVPDLSGVNLENIFILRNYTDSHAVQQVLHPNKHLVIYGLGFIGMEAASYCIDKCASVTIVGRDKVPLDTIFGTEIGNRIREEFETKGIKFIFNNTISKFLPKEGNDNILGKIELSNGNILEADICIIGIGTTFYTDWLKESKIKMLDNGGIIVDKYLKTNIENVYAGGDIAYAPVLGSDHISATIGHYGLAHYHGKIAALNICNKETVLYSVPFFWTTLFGKSYRYAGYGKSDKVIIYGSLENLQYFAYYVKDGKIIAMSSVGADPVVADFANLLAEKQILMEDDIKNNPFGWMCNKTKDVINKFQLLHV; from the exons atgaaaatttcatctCTCTATGGGACTTTCTTAgtactaataataacaataatttcaaCAGTCAGCTGTTTTAA tTACTTAACAAATTCCGAGTTTATAATGTCAACAAATGGggataataagagaaaaattcatatCTGTAATCTATGCAATAAAGAACAAGATATTAGTAAAACACATAATAGAGGATCATGCTGTTGTTCTT gtATACcagaaaaatatgattatatagaAGATGTAGTatgtaaagaaaatgatattagtgaaaatgaaatgaaagtgGTAACTCTTGGGAAGAATGATGCTAAAGTTTTACtagtaaaacaaaaaggagaaatacaTGCACTTGGAACAAAATGTACCCATTATGGAGCTCCATTGCATACAGGTGCATTAAGAGACGGAATAGTAAGATGTCCATGGCATGGAGCATGCTTCAATATCAAAACAGGTGATATAGAAGATTATCCAGGATTAGACTCTTTACCTTGTTATAAG gtaaCTGTAGATGAAGCAGGACTTGTGCATGTTAAGGCAAAAGTTAAagatttagaaattaataaacgagTTAAAGATATGTGTGAATATGatgttaaaaattcaaaaacaaCTTTAATTATTGGTGGAGGTCCTGCAGCTGCAACATGTGCTGAAAGCTTACGTCAAGAAGGTTTTAcaggaaaaattattttaatcagtaaagaaaaagtattaccTTATGATAGAGTGAAAGTATCTAAAGTAATGAATTTTGATgtgaacaaattttctttaagacAACCAAGTTTTTATAATGATCACAAAATTGAAACAAAACTAGGTCGAGAAGCTATAG GTCTAGAtacaaatcaaaatattattacgctTGACAATTCTGAAACACTAAAATATGATTACTTATTCCTTTGCACTGGTTGCAAAGCAAGAGTACCTGATTTATCAGGAgtgaatttagaaaatatttttatattacgcaATTATACTGATTCACATGCTGTACAACAAGTATTACATCCTAATAAACATTTGGTTATATATGGGTTAGGTTTTATTGGTATGGAAGCAGCTTCTTATTGCATAGATAAGTGCGCATCTGTGACCATCGTAGGACGAGATAAAGTACCTTTAGATACAATTTTTGGTACAGAGATTGGTAATAGAATTAGAGAGGAATTTGAAACAAAAG gtattaaatttatatttaataatactatatcAAAGTTTCTTCCTAAAGAAggcaatgataatatattaggCAAAATTGAACTGTCTAATGGTAATATTCTTGAAgcagatatatgtattattggAATAGGTACAACATTTTATACAGATTGgttaaaagaatcaaaaattaaGATGTTGGATAATGGTGGTATTATCGTAGATAAG tatttgaaaacaaatatagaaaatgtatatGCTGGTGGTGACATAGCTTATGCTCCAGTATTAGGTTCTGATCATATTTCAGCTACTATTGGCCATTATGGCTTAGCTCATTATCATGGTAAAATAGCAGCTTTAAATATTTGCAACAAAGAAACAGTTTTATACAGTGTCCCATTCTTTTGGACTACTTTATTTGGAAAGAGTTATAGATATGCAG gATACGGCAAATCAGATAAAGTGATCATTTATGGTTCTTTAGAAAACTTGCAATATTTTGCTTATTATGTAAAAGATGGTAAAATAATAGCAATGAGTAGTGTTGGAGCAGATCCAGTTGTAGCAGATTTTGCAAATTTGTTGGCAGAGAAACAAATCTTAATGGAggatgatattaaaaacaatcCTTTTGGGTGGATGTGTAATAAAACTAaagatgtaataaataaattccaaCTATTACATGTTTAA